The following coding sequences lie in one Drosophila sulfurigaster albostrigata strain 15112-1811.04 chromosome 2R, ASM2355843v2, whole genome shotgun sequence genomic window:
- the LOC133838031 gene encoding sphingomyelin phosphodiesterase 1 — translation MRCLLFIFSCGLVLASALNLPGIPVDFDLDDKILSAISDDVAQRLEQEYITFFKTGVETPAFKQLTTQLAKAHSKKDIFTKNLPDLETRDSFVVCTLCRSIVNVFISTVRDEDGELNGENSAALMKTIAMDVCRRLELQTEEVCEGIITSELPTVDYILRNSVMDSHSFCSLFLGISFCDTAKAPNYNWTMTVDNNGEAMTGSKSDTPKHSDSDFKICQFTDIHHDPLYEPGSLATCDEPMCCQKVQSGVEGTSDAAGYWGDYRDCDLPWRSFESALDHAAKTEECTYIYQTGDVVDHMVWGTSVAKNREVLSKVSDQFAKVFPNVNVYPCIGNHEPHPLNNFSPEDVPDEVNTRWLYEHLYEDWSRWLPAETKETILKGGYYTVSPQTGFRIIALNSNGCYTDNFWLYHNGTDKIPQLEWFHDVLLAAEAAGEKVHVLTHIPSGDGTCWAVWARAYNRIITRFHKTISGIFNGHSHKDELAVHYSEEGHATAVAWNGGALTTYSYKNPNYRVYDVEPATFQVTNHRTYIFDLNEANKQPEQEPTWFLEYEFIKEFTDDLSPAGIDKLLDDFADNPELMRKYWRFRVTSAEPQVSGGCDRNCLAGSLCRAATTVNDQTSRCQELRERLFAALDTEPEPEPEPEPEPEPENPDGDGAAALSILSITSLIALVVSVRIGF, via the exons ATGAggtgtttgctttttattttctccTGCGGCCTTGTGCTCGCTTCCGCGCTTAATCTGCCAGGAATTCCAGTCGATTTCGACTTGGACGATAAAATTCTTTCCGCAATTTCCGACGATGTTGCTCAGCGTCTCGAGCAGGAGTACATAACGTTCTTCAAGACAGGAGTCGAAACACCTGCATTCAAACAACTGACCACACAGTTGGCTAAGGCACACAGCAAAAAGGATATATTCACCAAAAATTTGCCTGATCTCGAGACGCGTGATTCGTTCGTGGTCTGCACTTTGTGCCGTTCCATTGTCAATGTTTTCATAAGCACCGTGCGCGACGAGGATGGCGAATTGAATGGCGAGAACAGCGCTGCGCTGATGAAGACAATCGCCATGGATGTGTGCCGTCGCCTGGAACTGCAAACCGAGGAGGTTTGCGAGGGTATTATAACCTCTGAGCTGCCTACAGTGGATTACATATTGCGCAACTCGGTAATGGATTCACACAGCTTCTGCTCACTCTTCTTGGGCATCAGTTTCTGCGATACGGCCAAGGCTCCCAACTATAACTGGACCATGACGGTGGACAACAATGGGGAAGCCATGACCGGCTCCAAGTCGGACACGCCCAAACACAGCGACAGTGATTTCAAGATCTGTCAATTCACCGACATTCACCACGATCCACTCTATGAACCCGGATCTCTTGCCACCTGTGATGAACCCATGTGTTGCCAGAAAGTACAGAGTGGTGTGGAGGGCACCAGTGATGCCGCTGGCTACTGGGGCGACTATCGTGATTGTGATTTACCCTGGAGATCCTTTGAATCCGCACTCGATCACGCAGCAAAGACTGAAGAGTGCACTTACATCTACCAAACGGGCGACGTTGTTGACCACATGGTCTGGGGCACATCGGTGGCCAAGAATCGCGAAGTGCTGAGCAAGGTGTCGGATCAATTCGCCAAGGTTTTCCCTAATGTCAACGTGTATCCCTGCATTGGCAATCACGAACCACATCCGCTCAATAA CTTCAGTCCCGAAGATGTGCCGGATGAGGTGAATACTAGGTGGCTGTATGAGCACTTGTACGAAGACTGGTCCAGGTGGCTGCCTGCTGAGACCAAGGAGACTATTCTCAAGGGTGGCTACTACACCGTGTCGCCTCAGACAGGTTTCCGCATCATTGCCCTCAACAGCAACGGCTGCTACACGGACAACTTTTGGCTGTATCACAATGGCACCGATAAAATCCCCCAACTGGAATGGTTCCACGACGTTTTACTGGCCGCCGAAGCTGCTGGCGAGAAGGTCCATGTCCTCACCCACATTCCATCGGGCGATGGCACCTGTTGGGCTGTCTGGGCCAGGGCATACAACCGTATCATCACACGCTTCCACAAGACTATCAGTGGCATTTTCAACGGTCACTCGCACAAGGATGAGCTAGCTGTGCACTATTCGGAGGAGGGACATGCCACTGCTGTGGCCTGGAATGGTGGTGCCTTGACCACATACAGTTACAAGAATCCCAACTACCGTGTGTACGATGTTGAGCCAGCCACATTCCAAGTGACCAACCATCGCACCTACATCTTTGATTTGAATGAGGCGAACAAGCAGCCCGAGCAGGAGCCTACTTGGTTCTTGGAGTACGAGTTCATCAAGGAGTTCACCGATGACTTGAGTCCTGCGGGCATCGACAAGTTGTTGGACGACTTTGCCGACAATCCCGAGCTGATGCGCAAG tactGGCGCTTCAGGGTCACCTCTGCGGAACCACAAGTCTCGGGTGGCTGTGATCGCAATTGTCTGGCGGGCTCCTTGTGTCGTGCTGCCACCACGGTCAATGATCAGACGTCGCGTTGCCAGGAGTTACGTGAACGACTTTTTGCAGCT CTGGACACTGAACCGGAGCCTGAGCCGGAGCCTGAACCTGAACCCGAGCCAGAGAATCCTGATGGTGATGGAGCCGCTGCTCTGAGTATCCTGAGCATTACTTCCCTCATCGCTCTGGTGGTCTCTGTGAGAATTGGATTCTAG
- the LOC133837604 gene encoding LOW QUALITY PROTEIN: sphingomyelin phosphodiesterase (The sequence of the model RefSeq protein was modified relative to this genomic sequence to represent the inferred CDS: deleted 1 base in 1 codon): MRSQWSIVLFVVATTLVISEAHNLPGVPESFTSDNRLTAAISASIAEEISQEFVKYMATGIESERLRQLGNELRHSHSKKGIFTESLFEVSAADQYFACTLCRATVKVLADSFTGPDGELTGPNRDENAKKTMLTICDYFDIQTQEVCSGLFDINWPILDYILNETIAEASSICGMLPISICQLSQEEYNLNVTIVGDTSLESNSELPERSDNDLLVLHLTDIHYDPEYAVGSLAECDEPMCCRGEVVTTSVGAGYWSDYRNCDTPKHLILNAFQQMSQHKIDWIYHTGDVPPHNVWSTTKQGNKDMLTEIDELFEQYFPNIPVYPCLGNHEPHPTNVFNSDSALPAELRIDWLYEHVWSLWKKWLPAEAEVTVRRGGYYTHSPSAGHRIVALNSMDCYLYNWWLYYNGSLVLDQLQWFHDTLLAAELAGERVHVLTHIPSGDGDCWSDWAREYNRLLARFSKTITGIFSGHTHKDEMNLHYADNGAAVAVAWNGGSLTSYSYKNPNYRLYELHPESWQVLEHQTWTFNLTEANLKPDESPNWYKEYEFTADFTSDTSPAGIDKLLVEMAEQPNLLRKFWRYKMTQSDARTSGGCDNDCLASTLCRIATSNYKNRTRCRELEAILQQSLDNEPENEPENDGDGAGTLIAIGLPSLLIGIVGLLLLL, encoded by the exons ATGAGGTCTCAGTGGAGTATTGTGCTATTTGTTGTGGCAACCACGCTGGTCATCAGCGAGGCACATAACTTGCCTGGAGTGCCAGAAAGCTTTACCAGCGATAATCGTCTCACGGCTGCCATTTcag CTAGCATAGCGGAAGAGATTAGCCAAGAGTTTGTCAAGTACATGGCCACGGGCATCGAGTCGGAGCGTCTTCGACAGCTGGGCAACGAGTTGCGCCACAGTCACAGCAAAAAAGGA ATTTTCACCGAGTCCCTATTCGAAGTGAGCGCCGCAGATCAGTATTTCGCTTGTACTTTGTGTCGAGCGACTGTGAAAGTGTTGGCCGACAGTTTTACGGGTCCAGATGGAGAATTAACAGGTCCAAATCGCGATGAAAATGCTAAGAAAACAATGCTCACAATTTGCGATTACTTTGACATTCAGACGCAGGAAGTGTGCAGCGGACTCTTTGACATCAATTGGCCCATACTCGATTACATACTGAATGAGACGATTGCCGAGGCGAGCTCCATTTGTGGCATGTTGCCCATTAGTATTTGCCAGCTGTCGCAGGAGGAGTACAATCTCAATGTGACCATTGTGGGTGATACATCACTCGAGTCCAACTCCGAGTTGCCTGAACGGAGTGATAATGATTTGTTGGTGTTGCATTTGACTGACATTCACTATGATCCCGAGTATGCTGTGGGCAGCTTGGCGGAGTGCGATGAACCCATGTGCTGCCGGGGTGAAGTGGTAACCACATCAGTTGGAGCTGGCTATTGGAGTGACTATCGTAACTGCGATACACCTAAGCATTTGATTCTAAATGCCTTCCAACAGATGTCGCAGCACAAGATTGATTGGATCTATCACACGGGTGATGTGCCGCCTCATAATGTCTGGTCCACCACGAAGCAGGGCAATAAGGATATGTTGACTGAAATCGATGAACTGTTCGAGCAGTATTTCCCCAACATTCCTGTCTATCCCTGTCTGGGCAACCATGAACCACATCCCACCAATGT TTTCAACAGCGACAGCGCACTGCCCGCTGAGCTGCGCATTGATTGGCTTTACGAGCACGTCTGGAGCTTGTGGAAAAAGTGGCTGCCCGCTGAAGCTGAGGTCACTGTGCGTCGCGGTGGCTACTACACTCACTCGCCCAGTGCTGGTCATCGCATTGTGGCGCTGAACAGCATGGATTGCTATCTCTACAATTGGTGGCTCTATTACAATGGTTCGCTTGTGCTTGACCAGCTGCAGTGGTTCCATGACACTCTCTTGGCCGCCGAGCTGGCTGGCGAGCGTGTTCATGTGCTGACCCACATTCCATCGGGCGATGGCGACTGCTGGTCGGACTGGGCGAGGGAATACAATCGCCTGCTGGCACGTTTCAGCAAGACCATTACGGGCATCTTTAGCGGACACACGCACAAGGATGAGATGAATCTGCATTATGCGGACAACGGagctgcggttgctgttgcctggAATGGCGGCAGTTTGACAAGTTACTCTTACAAGAATCCCAACTATCGTTTGTATGAACTGCACCCCGAGAGTTGGCAAGTGTTGGAACATCAGACCTGGACCTTTAATCTAACCGAGGCGAATCTTAAGCCCGATGAATCGCCTAATTGGTACAAGGAATATGAATTTACGGCGGACTTCACCAGCGACACAAGTCCCGCTGGCATTGACAAGTTGCTGGTGGAAATGGCCGAGCAACCAAATCTGTTGCGCAAATTCTGGCGCTACAAGATGACGCAATCGGATGCCAGGACGAGTGGAGGCTGCGACAACGATTGCTTGGCCAGCACGCTGTGTCGCATCGCCACCTCCAACTACAAGAACAGAACGCGTTGTCGTGAACTCGAAGCCATACTTCAGCAGAGC CTGGACAACGAACCAGAGAATGAGCCAGAGAATGATGGTGATGGAGCTGGCACTTTGATTGCCATCGGTTTGCCCTCGCTGCTGATTGGCATCGTtggtttgctgctgttgctctaa